DNA sequence from the Rhizobium lusitanum genome:
ATCGCAGCTTTCGAAGCTTTGCGTATTGCGGCGAAGCGTCACTTCATCGTCGGCAGCGCCATCGATGTAGTTGAAAATCGGACCCGGAAGGCGGCTTTTCGCCAAGGCGCGGAAATCATGGAAGTTATAGCAGTCAGTAAGGCGCATGATTTGCCTCGACCGTGAAACTGCAATGCTTTTCAAAAGACCTCAATTATCGTCCTCCCAATACCGCTCTCAATGTGCTCTATAAACGATGCAATCGTGCTTCCCATTTATAGAGCACGTCGGGCTCCTTCTCCTCATTGCCCGCCCCGTCCGACTCGTCAACAACCAAGAAGCCGTGTTTCTCGTAAAAACGGCGGGCAGCGGCGTTTCGTTGGAATGTCCAGAGCGAAAGCGCCGGATAGGCCGCTTTGGCAACCTCCAGCAATCTGGTGCCGATACCGCGACCCTGCGCCTCTGGCAGGACATAGAGCTGATCGATCCAATCCTCGAGGAAGGCGATGACGCCAACGAGGCGACCACCCTCTTCCGCCCCCCATATCTGGCAATCCTTGAAGACGACCG
Encoded proteins:
- a CDS encoding GNAT family N-acetyltransferase, translated to MAGTISLRKLDLADMPAAAGVHRAAFDERLPTLSGLHSSEEDVGFWSAVVFKDCQIWGAEEGGRLVGVIAFLEDWIDQLYVLPEAQGRGIGTRLLEVAKAAYPALSLWTFQRNAAARRFYEKHGFLVVDESDGAGNEEKEPDVLYKWEARLHRL